One segment of Streptomyces bathyalis DNA contains the following:
- a CDS encoding sensor histidine kinase, with protein MPRRPSLLPPPWVRPHRDGVLIALAGLVGGLVLWRFGLYNNPRVGASYGAWLLLPLTVMCLAALWRRSAQPWALVVAVAALASDFAMGSLLATVIVFTDVVYAAVLYGPPRLSRTLLPASVALTVAVTLGLVAVIRTPSTLLLGAFCAGITIAPAWTGVVIRDHRNAAAAERLRAEQTALLAEMDRVQAVTAERGRMARELHDLVANHLSAIAIHSTAALSLDPPDEAATRDSLRIIRENSVQGLAEMRGLIGLLRDASGDGAEPAASPTLAGLDSLIERARAGAGNPGLSFALRDERGATGSALPAPVELAAYRVVQESVTNALKHSAPGTVTVELTRDARTHGPLTVRVTSPLRDLLGAGREGPDGTPVPRAPGSGSGLIGMRERVELLGGALSAGPSNASHGRTKVWEVRAELPVEEGSLP; from the coding sequence ATGCCACGCCGCCCGTCCCTGCTGCCGCCGCCGTGGGTGCGTCCGCACCGCGACGGCGTGCTCATCGCACTCGCCGGTCTTGTCGGCGGGTTGGTCCTTTGGCGGTTCGGCCTCTACAACAATCCGCGGGTGGGCGCGAGTTACGGCGCCTGGCTGCTGCTGCCCCTCACCGTCATGTGCCTCGCCGCCCTGTGGCGCAGATCGGCTCAGCCCTGGGCGCTGGTGGTGGCCGTCGCCGCGCTCGCGTCGGATTTCGCGATGGGGTCGCTGCTGGCCACCGTGATCGTCTTCACCGACGTCGTCTACGCCGCGGTGCTGTACGGGCCGCCACGTCTGTCCCGCACGCTGCTGCCCGCGAGCGTCGCGCTGACGGTCGCGGTGACCCTAGGGCTGGTGGCCGTCATCCGTACCCCCTCGACGCTGCTGCTCGGCGCGTTCTGCGCGGGCATCACGATCGCGCCCGCCTGGACGGGCGTCGTCATCCGCGACCACCGGAACGCCGCCGCGGCCGAGCGGCTGCGTGCCGAACAGACCGCGCTGCTCGCCGAGATGGACCGCGTCCAGGCCGTGACCGCCGAACGTGGCCGCATGGCACGGGAGTTGCACGACCTCGTCGCCAACCACCTGTCCGCCATCGCGATCCACTCCACGGCCGCCCTCTCCCTGGATCCTCCCGACGAAGCGGCGACCCGCGACTCGCTCCGCATCATCCGCGAGAACAGCGTGCAGGGCCTCGCAGAGATGCGGGGCCTCATCGGGCTGCTGCGTGACGCGTCCGGCGACGGGGCGGAGCCCGCGGCCTCCCCGACGCTCGCCGGGCTGGACTCACTCATCGAGCGGGCGCGCGCCGGCGCGGGCAACCCAGGGCTCAGCTTCGCGCTGCGCGACGAGCGCGGAGCGACGGGCTCGGCTCTGCCCGCCCCCGTCGAGCTTGCCGCGTACCGGGTCGTGCAGGAGTCGGTGACGAACGCGCTGAAGCACTCGGCTCCGGGCACCGTCACCGTGGAGCTGACGCGCGACGCCCGTACGCACGGCCCGCTCACGGTCCGCGTCACGAGCCCCCTCCGCGACCTGCTCGGTGCCGGGCGTGAAGGCCCGGACGGGACGCCGGTCCCGCGCGCCCCCGGCTCCGGCTCGGGCCTGATCGGCATGCGCGAGCGCGTGGAACTGCTGGGCGGGGCGCTGAGCGCCGGGCCTTCGAACGCCTCCCACGGACGCACGAAGGTCTGGGAGGTACGGGCCGAACTGCCCGTCGAGGAAGGGAGTTTGCCGTGA
- a CDS encoding response regulator: MTADDGTRPTVRVLVAEDQLSVRAGLVLILRGATGIEVTGEAGDGEEAVRLARELRPDIVLMDVQMPRLDGVSATARITGEQLADVLVLTTFDLDEYVFGALRAGASGFLLKDSEASQVVDAVRTVARGEGLIAPAVTRRLIAEFARPGGAGRPPVPRTGSAAPGLDELTRREHDVLLCLGEGLSNAEVAQRLGMAEATVKTHVSRLLGKLGLRSRTQAAVLAQESGLTRG; this comes from the coding sequence GTGACGGCGGACGACGGCACACGGCCCACGGTCCGCGTCCTCGTCGCCGAGGACCAGCTGTCGGTACGGGCAGGTCTCGTCCTCATCCTGCGCGGCGCCACCGGCATCGAGGTGACGGGCGAGGCAGGGGACGGCGAGGAAGCGGTCCGCCTCGCCCGTGAACTGCGCCCTGACATCGTGCTGATGGACGTCCAGATGCCGCGTCTGGACGGTGTCTCGGCCACCGCGCGCATCACGGGCGAACAGCTCGCGGACGTTCTGGTGCTGACCACCTTCGACCTCGACGAGTACGTCTTCGGGGCACTGCGCGCCGGGGCGTCGGGCTTCCTGCTGAAGGACAGCGAGGCCTCGCAGGTCGTCGACGCCGTACGCACGGTGGCGCGCGGCGAGGGCCTGATCGCTCCCGCGGTGACCAGGCGGCTGATCGCGGAGTTCGCCCGTCCCGGAGGGGCGGGACGGCCTCCCGTCCCGAGGACGGGAAGCGCCGCACCGGGCCTGGACGAGCTGACCCGACGCGAGCACGACGTGCTGCTCTGCCTCGGGGAGGGGCTGTCCAACGCGGAGGTGGCGCAGCGCCTGGGCATGGCAGAGGCGACGGTGAAGACCCATGTCAGCCGGCTGCTGGGCAAGCTCGGGCTGCGCAGCCGCACGCAGGCGGCGGTGCTGGCGCAGGAATCGGGCCTCACGAGGGGCTGA
- a CDS encoding AEC family transporter produces the protein MGGVIAGFAVITCVIATGYLLGRRGLLGTNGPEILTRLAFHVATPALLFETMARADLRVLVSGQVLITALSTFAVAAVYCAVAALRRWPAGESTVGAMCASYVNAGNLGIPISAYVLGDASLVAPVILFQQLVVSPVALTALDVFSAPDERSGPLRLLTTPFRNPVVIGSLSGVAVAATGLPLPGPVLEPFHLVGAMSVPAVLLAFGMSLRGSAVLSREHDRSPVLLAVGCKAAGQPLVAWALGTAVFDLPRPALFAVVVTSALPSAQNLFTYASRYGTGTRIARESILISTLAAAPVLVLVAALLG, from the coding sequence GTGGGTGGAGTGATAGCAGGATTCGCGGTCATCACCTGCGTCATCGCGACCGGCTATCTCCTCGGCCGACGGGGGCTGCTCGGCACCAACGGGCCGGAGATCCTCACCAGGCTCGCCTTCCATGTGGCCACGCCCGCGCTGCTGTTCGAGACCATGGCCAGGGCGGATCTCCGCGTGCTGGTCTCGGGCCAGGTCCTGATAACGGCGCTCAGCACCTTCGCCGTCGCCGCGGTCTACTGCGCGGTGGCGGCGCTGCGGCGCTGGCCTGCGGGTGAGAGCACCGTCGGCGCCATGTGCGCGAGCTACGTCAACGCCGGCAACCTGGGCATCCCCATCTCCGCGTACGTCCTCGGCGACGCCTCGCTCGTCGCGCCCGTGATTCTCTTCCAGCAACTGGTGGTCTCCCCTGTGGCGTTGACCGCCCTCGATGTCTTCTCCGCACCGGACGAGCGCAGCGGACCCCTGCGGCTGCTGACGACCCCGTTCCGCAACCCGGTGGTCATCGGCTCGCTCAGCGGCGTCGCGGTGGCGGCCACCGGCCTGCCCCTTCCGGGCCCGGTGCTCGAACCGTTCCACCTGGTGGGGGCCATGTCCGTGCCCGCGGTGCTGCTCGCTTTCGGGATGTCCCTGCGGGGCAGCGCCGTCCTCTCACGTGAACACGACCGCTCCCCGGTCCTGCTGGCGGTCGGCTGCAAGGCGGCCGGTCAGCCGCTCGTGGCGTGGGCTCTCGGAACGGCCGTCTTCGATCTGCCGCGTCCTGCCCTCTTCGCGGTCGTGGTGACCTCCGCCCTGCCCTCGGCGCAGAACCTCTTCACGTACGCCTCGCGGTACGGGACGGGCACGCGCATCGCCCGCGAATCGATCCTCATCTCGACCCTGGCGGCGGCGCCGGTGCTCGTCCTCGTGGCAGCGCTGCTGGGCTGA
- a CDS encoding DUF2550 domain-containing protein: MVLVLSLVGVALLLALGLFAFGLRRRLLQRSGGTFDCNLRWNAPQPAAYTDEAPAEAVPPLVDGKGWAYGVARYNGDQIEWFRVFSYAPRPRRFLERNLIEVLQRRNPEGEEELALLSDSVILACSLHGTRVELAMSEDALTGFLAWLEAAPPGQRVNVA; this comes from the coding sequence ATGGTCCTCGTTCTGTCACTGGTCGGCGTGGCCCTGCTGCTGGCACTGGGTCTTTTCGCCTTCGGGCTGCGGCGCCGCCTGCTTCAGCGCTCGGGGGGCACGTTCGACTGCAACCTGCGCTGGAACGCACCACAGCCCGCCGCGTACACCGATGAGGCACCGGCGGAAGCCGTTCCCCCGCTCGTGGACGGCAAGGGCTGGGCGTACGGCGTCGCGCGCTACAACGGTGACCAGATCGAGTGGTTCCGGGTCTTCTCCTACGCGCCGCGCCCCCGCCGCTTTCTGGAGCGCAACCTCATCGAGGTGCTGCAGCGGCGGAACCCCGAGGGCGAGGAGGAGCTGGCCCTGCTCTCCGATTCCGTGATCCTCGCGTGTTCCCTGCACGGCACCCGCGTCGAGCTGGCCATGAGCGAGGACGCGCTCACCGGGTTCCTCGCCTGGCTGGAGGCGGCACCGCCCGGCCAGCGCGTCAACGTCGCCTGA
- a CDS encoding F0F1 ATP synthase subunit epsilon, producing the protein MAELHVELVAADRKVWSGEASLVVARTTSGDIGVMAGHQPLLGVLEPGAVIIRTAGETGEGTVVAAVHGGFISFADDKMSLLAEVVELSDEIDVERAERALERAKSEDDAAAERRAEVRKRAVAVR; encoded by the coding sequence GTGGCTGAGCTGCACGTCGAGTTGGTCGCCGCGGACCGCAAGGTCTGGTCCGGCGAGGCCAGCCTGGTCGTCGCGCGCACCACGTCCGGCGACATCGGCGTCATGGCGGGCCACCAGCCGCTGCTCGGCGTGCTGGAGCCGGGCGCGGTCATCATCCGCACGGCCGGCGAGACCGGCGAAGGCACCGTGGTGGCCGCGGTGCACGGCGGCTTCATCTCCTTCGCGGACGACAAGATGTCGCTGCTGGCGGAGGTCGTCGAGCTGTCCGACGAGATCGACGTCGAACGTGCCGAGCGGGCGCTGGAGCGTGCGAAGTCGGAGGACGACGCCGCCGCCGAACGGCGTGCCGAGGTCCGCAAGCGAGCGGTGGCGGTCCGCTGA
- the atpD gene encoding F0F1 ATP synthase subunit beta, whose amino-acid sequence MTETLEKATAAGRVARVIGPVVDVEFPVDQMPDIYNALTVEVADPAQAGKKKTLTLEVAQHLGEGLVKAISMEPTDGLVRQAEVTDTGAGITVPVGDVTKGRVFNTLGKILNDPEAESEVTERWSIHRKAPAFDQLESKTEMFETGLKVVDLLTPYVKGGKIGLFGGAGVGKTVLIQEMIMRVAKLHEGVSVFAGVGERTREGNDLIDEMAESGVLPQTALVFGQMDEPPGTRLRVALAGLTMAEYFRDVQKQDVLFFIDNIFRFTQAGSEVSTLLGRMPSAVGYQPNLADEMGVLQERITSTRGHSITSMQAIYVPADDLTDPAPATTFAHLDATTVLSRPISEKGIYPAVDPLDSTSRILDPRYISQEHYDCANRVIGILQKYKDLQDIISILGIDELSEEDKLTVSRARRIERFLSQNTHAAKQFTGMDGSDVPLDESITAFNAIADGDFDHYPEQAFFMCGGLDDLKAKAKDLGVS is encoded by the coding sequence ATGACCGAAACTCTTGAGAAGGCCACGGCGGCGGGCCGCGTCGCACGCGTCATCGGCCCGGTGGTCGACGTGGAGTTCCCCGTCGACCAGATGCCCGACATCTACAACGCGCTGACGGTCGAGGTCGCAGACCCGGCCCAGGCGGGCAAGAAGAAGACCCTCACCCTCGAGGTCGCACAGCACCTCGGCGAGGGTCTCGTGAAGGCCATTTCCATGGAGCCCACCGACGGTCTGGTCCGCCAGGCCGAGGTGACCGACACCGGCGCGGGCATCACCGTTCCCGTCGGCGACGTCACCAAGGGCCGGGTGTTCAACACCCTGGGCAAGATCCTCAACGACCCCGAGGCCGAGTCCGAGGTAACGGAGCGGTGGTCCATCCACCGCAAGGCCCCCGCCTTCGACCAGCTCGAGTCCAAGACCGAGATGTTCGAGACGGGCCTGAAGGTCGTCGACCTGCTGACCCCGTACGTCAAGGGCGGCAAGATCGGCCTGTTCGGCGGCGCCGGCGTCGGCAAGACCGTTCTCATCCAGGAAATGATCATGCGTGTGGCGAAGCTGCACGAGGGCGTTTCCGTGTTCGCCGGTGTCGGCGAGCGCACGCGTGAGGGTAACGACCTCATCGACGAGATGGCCGAGTCCGGCGTTCTCCCGCAGACCGCGCTGGTCTTCGGTCAGATGGACGAGCCGCCGGGCACCCGCCTCCGGGTCGCCCTCGCGGGTCTGACCATGGCGGAGTACTTCCGCGATGTGCAGAAGCAGGACGTGCTGTTCTTCATCGACAACATCTTCCGCTTCACGCAGGCCGGTTCCGAGGTCTCCACGCTGCTCGGCCGCATGCCCTCCGCGGTGGGCTACCAGCCGAACCTGGCGGACGAGATGGGTGTGCTCCAGGAGCGCATCACCTCGACGCGTGGTCACTCCATCACCTCCATGCAGGCGATCTACGTGCCCGCGGACGACCTCACCGACCCGGCTCCGGCCACCACGTTCGCGCACCTCGACGCGACGACGGTGCTCTCGCGGCCGATCTCGGAGAAGGGCATCTACCCGGCGGTGGACCCGCTGGACTCGACGTCCCGGATCCTGGACCCGCGCTACATCTCGCAGGAGCACTACGACTGCGCGAACCGCGTGATCGGGATCCTGCAGAAGTACAAGGACCTCCAGGACATCATCTCGATTCTCGGCATCGACGAGCTGTCCGAGGAGGACAAGCTCACCGTCAGCCGGGCCCGCCGTATCGAGCGCTTCCTGTCGCAGAACACCCACGCGGCGAAGCAGTTCACGGGCATGGACGGATCGGACGTTCCGCTGGACGAGTCGATCACGGCGTTCAACGCGATCGCCGATGGTGACTTCGACCACTACCCGGAGCAGGCGTTCTTCATGTGCGGTGGCCTCGACGACCTGAAGGCCAAGGCCAAGGACCTCGGCGTCTCCTGA
- a CDS encoding F0F1 ATP synthase subunit gamma, with translation MGAQTRVYKRRIKSVTATKKITRAMEMIAASRIIKAQRRVAASEPYAEELTNAVRAVATGSNVKHALTTEAEHPTRAAVLLIVSDRGLAGGYNSNAIKAADRLTNRLIGEGKEVVNFIVGTRGVTYYRFRERAIRESWSGFTDNPTYADAKAVAAPLIEAIQSDTGAENGVDELHIVYTEFISMMTQTPVDDRMLPLSLKETAEESAGVIQENIKRGPEVRPLFDFEPSAEQVLDALLPRYVESRVYNALLQAAASKHAATRRAMKSATDNAEDLIKSLTRLANAARQADITQEISEIVGGASALADASAGSDR, from the coding sequence ATGGGCGCTCAGACCAGGGTCTACAAGCGGCGGATCAAGTCCGTCACGGCGACCAAGAAGATCACCAGGGCGATGGAGATGATCGCCGCGTCGCGCATCATCAAGGCGCAGCGCCGGGTGGCGGCTTCCGAGCCGTACGCCGAGGAGCTGACCAACGCCGTGCGTGCGGTCGCCACCGGCTCGAACGTGAAGCACGCCCTCACCACGGAGGCCGAGCACCCGACTCGGGCCGCGGTCCTGCTCATCGTGAGCGACCGCGGTCTGGCGGGCGGCTACAACTCCAACGCCATCAAGGCGGCCGACCGGCTGACCAACCGGCTGATCGGCGAGGGCAAGGAAGTCGTCAACTTCATCGTGGGCACCCGCGGTGTGACGTACTACCGCTTCCGTGAGCGTGCGATCAGGGAGTCCTGGAGCGGCTTCACCGACAACCCGACGTACGCGGACGCCAAGGCCGTGGCCGCGCCGCTCATCGAGGCGATCCAGAGCGACACGGGCGCCGAGAACGGCGTGGACGAACTCCACATCGTGTACACGGAGTTCATCTCCATGATGACGCAGACGCCGGTCGACGACCGGATGCTGCCGCTCAGCCTGAAGGAGACCGCGGAGGAGTCGGCCGGGGTCATCCAGGAGAACATCAAGCGAGGCCCGGAGGTCCGTCCGCTCTTCGACTTCGAGCCGTCGGCCGAGCAGGTCCTCGACGCACTGCTGCCGCGGTACGTCGAGAGCCGCGTCTACAACGCGCTGCTGCAGGCCGCCGCCTCCAAGCACGCCGCCACCCGGCGTGCGATGAAGTCGGCGACGGACAACGCCGAAGACCTCATCAAGTCGCTCACGCGGCTTGCCAACGCGGCCCGCCAGGCCGACATCACCCAGGAAATCAGCGAGATCGTCGGTGGCGCGAGCGCGCTGGCTGACGCTTCTGCGGGGAGTGACCGCTAA
- the atpA gene encoding F0F1 ATP synthase subunit alpha translates to MAELTIRPDEIREALENFVQSYEPDAASREEVGTVSVAGDGIAKVEGLPSAMANELLKFEDGTLGLALNLEEREVGAVVLGEFSGIEEGQQVRRTGEVLSVPVGDSYLGRVVDPLGAPIDGLGDIESEGRRALELQAPSVMDRKSVHEAMETGYKAVDTMTPIGRGQRQLIIGDRQTGKTALCVDTIINQRDNWRSGDPDKQVRCIYVAVGQKGSTIASVRGALEEAGALEYTTIVAAPASDPAGFKYIAPYTGSAIGQHWMYQGKHVLVVFDDLTKQADAYRAVSLLLRRPPGREAYPGDVFYLHSRLLERCAKLSDDMGKGSMTGLPIVETKANDVSAFIPTNVISITDGQCFLESDLFNAGQRPALNVGISVSRVGGSAQHKAIRQITGSLRVDLAQYRELEAFAAFGSDLDDASKGALERGKRMTELLKQSQYNPFSTEDQVVSVWSGTNGKMDDVPVEDIRRFERELLEYMHRENKGLLTSIVEGGKMTDDTIQELGEAVDKFKKQFQTADGKLLGED, encoded by the coding sequence ATGGCGGAGCTCACGATCCGGCCGGATGAGATCCGGGAGGCGCTGGAGAATTTCGTCCAGTCGTACGAACCGGACGCGGCCTCGCGCGAAGAGGTCGGGACGGTCAGCGTTGCCGGTGACGGCATCGCGAAGGTCGAGGGTCTTCCCTCGGCCATGGCGAACGAGCTGCTGAAGTTCGAGGACGGAACCCTCGGCCTCGCCCTCAACCTCGAGGAGCGAGAGGTCGGTGCGGTCGTCCTCGGTGAGTTCAGCGGCATCGAGGAGGGCCAGCAGGTGCGCCGCACCGGCGAGGTCCTGTCGGTTCCGGTCGGCGACAGCTACCTCGGCCGCGTCGTGGACCCGCTGGGCGCCCCGATCGACGGCCTCGGTGACATCGAGTCCGAGGGCCGCCGCGCGCTCGAGCTGCAGGCCCCCTCGGTCATGGACCGCAAGTCGGTCCACGAGGCGATGGAGACGGGCTACAAGGCCGTCGACACCATGACCCCGATCGGCCGCGGCCAGCGTCAGCTGATCATCGGCGACCGCCAGACCGGCAAGACCGCGCTCTGCGTCGACACGATCATCAACCAGCGCGACAACTGGCGCTCCGGCGACCCGGACAAGCAGGTCCGCTGCATCTACGTCGCCGTCGGCCAGAAGGGCTCCACCATCGCGTCCGTACGCGGCGCCCTGGAGGAGGCCGGTGCGCTGGAGTACACGACGATCGTCGCCGCCCCGGCGTCCGACCCGGCCGGCTTCAAGTACATCGCCCCGTACACCGGCAGCGCCATCGGCCAGCACTGGATGTACCAGGGCAAGCACGTCCTCGTCGTCTTCGACGACCTGACCAAGCAGGCCGACGCCTACCGCGCCGTTTCCCTGCTGCTGCGCCGCCCGCCGGGCCGTGAGGCCTACCCGGGCGACGTCTTCTACCTGCACTCCCGTCTGCTGGAGCGCTGCGCCAAGCTTTCCGACGACATGGGCAAGGGCTCGATGACGGGCCTGCCGATCGTCGAGACGAAGGCGAACGACGTGTCGGCGTTCATTCCGACCAACGTCATCTCCATCACCGACGGCCAGTGCTTCCTGGAGTCCGACCTCTTCAACGCCGGCCAGCGTCCCGCGCTGAACGTCGGTATCTCGGTCTCCCGTGTCGGTGGTTCCGCGCAGCACAAGGCGATCCGCCAGATCACCGGTTCGCTCCGTGTGGACCTCGCCCAGTACCGCGAGCTCGAGGCGTTCGCCGCCTTCGGTTCCGACCTGGACGACGCCTCCAAGGGCGCGCTGGAGCGCGGCAAGCGGATGACCGAGCTGCTCAAGCAGTCGCAGTACAACCCGTTCTCGACCGAGGACCAGGTCGTCTCCGTCTGGTCCGGCACCAACGGCAAGATGGACGACGTCCCCGTCGAGGACATCCGCCGCTTCGAGCGCGAGCTGCTGGAGTACATGCACCGCGAGAACAAGGGTCTCCTGACCAGCATCGTCGAGGGCGGCAAGATGACCGACGACACGATCCAGGAGCTCGGCGAAGCGGTGGACAAGTTCAAGAAGCAGTTCCAGACCGCGGACGGCAAGCTGCTGGGCGAGGACTGA
- a CDS encoding F0F1 ATP synthase subunit delta: protein MIGASRDALAAARESLTALTDSTSVDPKQLADELAEVTALLDREVSLRRVLADPSHSGERRAELVASVLGDQVGGSTVDLVSGMVRSRWSAPRDLVDATEELADTADLIAAERDGALDETEDELFRFARTVASSPDLRAALTGEKAPASSKVQLLHTLLDGRSRPTTERLVTRLVVRPRGRSLEGGLESLSRLAAERRGRSVAVVTSAVPLSDQQRQRLGSALARLYGREMHLNLDVDPEILGGIRVRVGDEVINGSIADRLSEAERRLAG, encoded by the coding sequence ATGATCGGCGCGAGCCGTGACGCACTCGCCGCAGCCCGCGAGAGCCTGACGGCGCTGACCGACAGCACGTCGGTCGACCCGAAGCAGCTCGCCGACGAGCTGGCCGAAGTCACGGCGCTGCTGGACCGCGAGGTCTCGCTGCGCCGTGTGCTGGCCGACCCGTCGCACAGCGGTGAGCGCAGGGCCGAGCTGGTCGCGAGCGTGCTCGGCGACCAGGTGGGCGGGTCGACCGTCGACCTGGTCTCCGGAATGGTGCGGTCCCGCTGGTCCGCCCCGCGCGACCTGGTGGACGCGACCGAGGAGCTGGCGGACACCGCCGACCTCATCGCCGCGGAGCGTGACGGTGCGCTGGACGAGACCGAGGACGAGCTGTTCCGGTTCGCCCGTACCGTCGCCTCGTCCCCCGACCTGCGTGCGGCGCTGACAGGGGAGAAAGCCCCGGCGTCATCGAAGGTGCAGCTGCTGCACACGCTGCTCGACGGCAGGTCGAGGCCGACGACGGAGCGTCTCGTCACGCGTCTCGTGGTACGTCCGCGGGGACGTAGCCTGGAGGGCGGGCTGGAGTCCCTCTCCCGGCTGGCGGCGGAGCGGCGCGGCCGCTCGGTGGCTGTCGTCACCTCGGCGGTGCCGCTGAGTGACCAGCAGCGGCAGCGTCTCGGTTCGGCGCTGGCGAGGCTCTACGGACGCGAGATGCATCTGAATCTCGACGTGGACCCGGAGATCCTCGGCGGGATCAGGGTGCGGGTCGGCGACGAGGTCATCAACGGCTCCATCGCAGACCGTCTCAGCGAGGCGGAGCGGCGCCTGGCCGGCTGA
- a CDS encoding F0F1 ATP synthase subunit B, whose product MLTFLAQEGHAQNPLLPEPVELVVGLIAFFIVFGVLGKKLLPTIQKTLDERQDAIEGGLERAQEAQTEANQTLEEYKAQLAEARHEAARITEQAREQGAAIIAEMREEGQRQRDTIIAAGHAQTEADRRQVTVALRQEVGRMATDLAGRVVGESLEDVARQSRVIDRFLEDLEEKAEATR is encoded by the coding sequence ATGTTGACTTTCTTGGCTCAGGAGGGGCACGCGCAGAACCCTCTGCTGCCCGAGCCCGTGGAGCTGGTCGTCGGCCTGATCGCCTTCTTCATCGTCTTCGGCGTCCTCGGTAAGAAGCTGCTGCCCACCATCCAGAAGACCCTGGACGAGCGGCAGGACGCGATCGAGGGTGGCCTGGAGCGAGCGCAGGAGGCGCAGACCGAGGCCAACCAGACTCTCGAGGAGTACAAGGCCCAGCTCGCCGAGGCCCGCCACGAGGCGGCCCGGATCACCGAGCAGGCACGTGAGCAGGGTGCTGCGATCATCGCGGAGATGCGCGAGGAGGGGCAGCGCCAGCGCGACACGATCATCGCCGCAGGCCACGCGCAGACCGAGGCGGACCGCCGTCAGGTGACCGTCGCACTGCGTCAGGAAGTCGGCCGCATGGCCACGGACCTGGCCGGCCGCGTCGTCGGTGAGTCCCTCGAGGACGTCGCACGCCAGAGCCGCGTCATCGACCGCTTCCTCGAGGACCTCGAGGAGAAGGCCGAGGCCACCCGATGA
- the atpE gene encoding ATP synthase F0 subunit C: MTAELVNLAAVDIKGNLGAVAYGLAAIGPGVGIGVVFGHSIEAMARQPEAMGIIRTNMFLGFALCEVLALLGLVVPFIFS; encoded by the coding sequence ATGACTGCTGAGCTTGTCAACCTCGCTGCCGTCGACATCAAGGGCAACCTCGGAGCCGTCGCGTACGGTCTCGCCGCAATCGGCCCCGGTGTCGGTATCGGCGTGGTCTTCGGCCACTCCATCGAGGCCATGGCCCGTCAGCCCGAGGCCATGGGCATCATCCGTACCAACATGTTCCTCGGCTTCGCGCTCTGTGAGGTCCTCGCGCTCCTCGGCCTCGTCGTCCCCTTCATCTTCTCGTAA